The following proteins are encoded in a genomic region of Mustela erminea isolate mMusErm1 chromosome 3, mMusErm1.Pri, whole genome shotgun sequence:
- the GAPT gene encoding protein GAPT — protein MADRPTFSFLSCLLCHYLPLIFALSCDSLIESEVKSIKIPPDTVQLYIEDCNAKSITYNEKDRPRLRLFNLSSHCIRTLPNDVLPHLKKKCQKELPGLFLNSTLRGITFVCTCEFIKGSPIPRNNSACAEMLKSCGNTPVATSIGISLLFLLLICGIGCVWCWKHGNPVHFPLPRVLQRRSSRRKDNTKTLSSFLTISSRPKISVQNQHCRSSGRGTNMHGNYENVESGTPKHKEVTDKELYENTWQTNFEEHIYGNEMPPQYHNFQKLSTLEDSQDEDIYILPDS, from the coding sequence ATGGCAGATCGTCCAACCTTCTCTTTCTTGAGTTGTCTGCTCTGCCATTATCTTCCActcatttttgctttgtcttgTGATTCACTGATAGAAAGTGAAGTGAAGTCAATTAAAATCCCCCCGGACACAGTGCAATTATACATTGAGGACTGTAATGCAAAAAGCATTACATACAACGAGAAGGATCGTCCAAGGCTACGTTTATTCAATCTCTCCTCTCATTGTATCAGGACTTTGCCAAATGATGTTCTTccacatctgaaaaagaaatgtcaaaaagaGCTTCCAGGATTATTTTTAAACTCCACCCTAAGAGGAATTACATTTGTCTGCACCTGTGAATTCATTAAGGGCTCCCCCATACCACGAAACAACAGTGCTTGTGCAGAAATGTTAAAAAGCTGTGGAAATACACCAGTGGCCACTTCTATAggaatttcccttcttttcctcttgttaATCTGTGGAATTGGGTGTGTTTGGTGCTGGAAACATGGTAACCCGGTGCATTTTCCCTTACCAAGGGTCTTgcaaaggagaagcagcaggagaaaagacAATACTAAAACACTCTCAAGTTTCCTCACTATCAGCTCAAGGCCTAAAATCTCAGTTCAGAACCAGCACTGCAGATCTTCTGGAAGAGGGACTAACATGCATGGCAACTATGAAAATGTGGAAAGTGGTACTCCCAAACATAAAGAGGTAACTGATAAAGAACTGTATGAGAACACTTGGCAGACCAATTTTGAGGAGCATATCTATGgaaatgagatgccacctcaatATCATAACTTCCAGAAACTTAGTACTCTTGAAGACTCTCAAGATGAAGACATATATATTCTTCCAGATTCATAA